CCCCTGTGGATGCAGCGCCGCGTGACCCTCTCGGGGATGCGGTCCATTGACCTGATCGTGGACACCAGCAACTACGTGATGCTGGAACTGGGCCAGCCCACCGCGCTGTATGACCGCCGCGACGTGGGGGACGATCAGATTCTGGTCTCGTTCGGCCGCCGCCAGGGCGAGACGGTGCGCGACCTGATGGGGGGTGAGCACACCGTGGGCCCCGAGGACCTGCTGATTCTGGACGGCCAGGAGCGGCCCATTTCCAGCGTGGCCGAAGCCTTTGCGCAGGCAGGCCAGCCGCAGCCCGGCCAGGGCGTGCTGGGCATTGCGGGCATCGTGGGCGGCGACCACGGCCATGTGCGCGCCGACACCACCGACGTGGTGATTGAATCCGCGCACTTTGACCCCGTGTTGCTGCGCCGCACCAGCACCCGCCTGGGCCTGAAGACCGACGCCGTGTACCGCTACGAGCGGGGTGTAGACCCCCTGTTGCCGCCCCGCGCCGCCGCCCGTCTGGTGGGCCTGCTGGCCGAGGCGGGCGGCACCGTGCACCCCGGCGCCACCGTGGTGGGCCAGCCGGACGTGCCGGGCCCCATTGAAGCCACCGGCGAGCAGATTCGCGCCCTGCTGGGCATGAAGGTAGACACCGCCGAGATGCGGGATATCCTGACCCGCCTGGGTTGCGGGGTGGAGGGCGAGGGCGACGCTCTGCGCGTGCAGCCGCCCTCGTGGCGCGTGGACCTGAACATCTGGCAGGACCTGGCCGAAGAGGTGGCCCGCCTGCACGGCTACGCCCACCTGCCCGAACGCCTCCCCACCCTGCGCGTGCACGAAAGCAACATCGGCGCCGAGAAAGAGGGTGTGGCCCGCACCACCCTGCGCCGCACCCTGGCCGGGTTGGGCTTTCAGGAAGTCGTGACCTACACCTTCACCAGCGACGACGAAGCGAGCAAGGCCCGCAGCGAGCGCCCCGGCGTGCGGCTGCAAAACCCGCTGACCGCCGACCGCACCGGCCTGCGCACCGCGCTGTATCCCAGTCTGCTGAAAGCGGCGGGCATGCACGCGCCCGGCGAGCGCACCCTGCTGTTCGAGCTTGGCCGCATTTTCCCCGCCAGCGGCGAAACCGAGCGCCTGGGTCTGCTAATGCGCGGTCCCCTGGCCCCCAAGACCCATGAGGACGCGGTGGCGGGCGACTTCCGCGCCTTCAAGGGGCTGGTGGAGAGTCTGGCCGCCACGCTGGGCGCCGCGCTGGAAGTCCGGCAGCTGCGGGGCGACGCCGTGCCCGCTGCGCTGCACCCCGGCATTGCCGGTGAGGTCGTGTGGAACGGGCAGCCCGTGGGCTGGCTGGGCGCCCTGCACCCCGAGATTGCGCCCAATTTTGGCCTGAAGGGCGAGACCTTCCTGCTGGAAGTCGCCCTGCCGCTGCCGGGCCGCGAGTGGGCCTTCCGCGATCCCAGCCGGGCGCCCGCCGCGTGGCGCGATCTGGCCGTCATTGCCCCCCAGGGCGTGAGCTACGGCGAGGTGGCGGCGGTGCTGGAGCGCGAGGGCGGCGACCTGCTGCAAAGCGTGCAGCCCTTCGACGTGTTCGTGGGTGAGCAGATCGGCGCGGGCAACCGCTCTGTGGCCGTGCGCCTGACCTACCGGGGCGACCGGACCCTGACCGAAGAGGAGATTGATGCCGTTTTCCAGCGCCAGATTGCAGCCGTGAAAGCCCAAGGCTGGAGCATCCGGGAGAAGTAAACAGGCGCGGGTCAGCACGGCAAACAAGAGAAGCGCGCAGACTGGGCTGCGCGCTTCTCTTGTTTGCTGGCGGTTCCTGCGGCGGCTACAGGTCGTCGCGAATCATCTGACTGTGCCACCCCACAGCGTCACTGAAATGTTCAAATTTTGGCCGCTGACCCAGCACCACCGCGTCATAGGCATGGCGCATCTGCCGGGCACACACATCAGGTGGAAGCCGGCCAATAGCGGTGCCCAGGCCAGGGCACAGAAGGGTCCGAATCGGCGGCGCCCCTGTCTGGTTGTGTTCCCGGACCAGTCGGAGGGCCGCGCGGAAAGCCAAGTAGGCATTGGG
This region of Deinococcus multiflagellatus genomic DNA includes:
- a CDS encoding phenylalanine--tRNA ligase subunit beta, translated to MNIPYSWLKELIPALPPVAELEPVFAQLGLPLEGVEEVPAPPEGVLLVSVTAADPMPGTQLTKLSLDAGPHGPRTIASGAPNAVGLPAGTMLALVSPGTALGGMTYGVRELQGVESWGMAASAKELGVGESSAGLMLFPAGTAAPGTPMRELWAADQVLDVEVTPNRADVLSALGLARDLAAFLKLDLKAPPAGPEASGEGEIRVSLPDKGRVIERDPTQKLRFGCDHFVARTVGGLRNGPAPLWMQRRVTLSGMRSIDLIVDTSNYVMLELGQPTALYDRRDVGDDQILVSFGRRQGETVRDLMGGEHTVGPEDLLILDGQERPISSVAEAFAQAGQPQPGQGVLGIAGIVGGDHGHVRADTTDVVIESAHFDPVLLRRTSTRLGLKTDAVYRYERGVDPLLPPRAAARLVGLLAEAGGTVHPGATVVGQPDVPGPIEATGEQIRALLGMKVDTAEMRDILTRLGCGVEGEGDALRVQPPSWRVDLNIWQDLAEEVARLHGYAHLPERLPTLRVHESNIGAEKEGVARTTLRRTLAGLGFQEVVTYTFTSDDEASKARSERPGVRLQNPLTADRTGLRTALYPSLLKAAGMHAPGERTLLFELGRIFPASGETERLGLLMRGPLAPKTHEDAVAGDFRAFKGLVESLAATLGAALEVRQLRGDAVPAALHPGIAGEVVWNGQPVGWLGALHPEIAPNFGLKGETFLLEVALPLPGREWAFRDPSRAPAAWRDLAVIAPQGVSYGEVAAVLEREGGDLLQSVQPFDVFVGEQIGAGNRSVAVRLTYRGDRTLTEEEIDAVFQRQIAAVKAQGWSIREK